A DNA window from Pseudarthrobacter sp. W1I19 contains the following coding sequences:
- a CDS encoding Dps family protein — MKASPTLTNNLQAVLVDLIELHIQGKQAHWNIVGTNFRDLHLQLDEIVDAARQFADDAAERMRALHALPDGRSSTVAESTSLAPFPEGLINTKDAIERIVAALEAAVGTMRKVHDEVDEEDPTSADLLHEFIAKLEQFAWMVNAETLKATASVTAPDSK; from the coding sequence ATGAAAGCTTCACCGACACTGACCAACAACCTTCAGGCTGTGCTCGTGGACCTGATCGAACTGCACATCCAGGGCAAGCAGGCACACTGGAATATCGTGGGAACCAACTTCCGCGACCTCCACCTGCAATTGGACGAAATCGTCGACGCCGCCCGCCAGTTCGCTGACGATGCGGCCGAACGGATGCGGGCACTGCATGCCCTTCCGGACGGGCGCAGCTCCACCGTGGCTGAATCCACCAGCCTCGCTCCTTTTCCGGAGGGCCTCATCAACACCAAGGACGCGATTGAGCGCATCGTGGCCGCCCTTGAGGCGGCCGTGGGCACCATGCGCAAGGTCCATGACGAAGTGGACGAGGAAGACCCAACGTCTGCCGACCTCCTGCACGAATTCATCGCCAAGCTCGAGCAGTTCGCGTGGATGGTCAACGCCGAGACCCTGAAGGCCACAGCCAGCGTTACGGCGCCCGACTCAAAGTAG
- a CDS encoding nitrilase-related carbon-nitrogen hydrolase produces the protein MIEISCLGAPASLARTTQSARPALRVGVVQHRWHADSAVLEAELDEGIGRAARLGASVVFLPELTLSRYPADTRPHNDPSEGPTRTRPSDIAEDLLTGPTFRFAAEAARRHGVSVHASLYQRAENPDGQDDGLGLNTAILVSPAGELLARTHKLHIPVTAGYYEDKFFRQGPAAADAYEVHAPAELGGARLGMPTCWDEWFPEVARLYSLGGAEIVVYPTAIGSEPDHPDFDTQPLWQQVIVGNGIANGLFMVAPNRWGSEGTLNFYGSSFISDPYGRILAQAPRDESAVLVADLDLDQRKDWLTLFPFLATRRPDTYGRLTEPVRQNELLGGERGFAEVCS, from the coding sequence ATGATTGAAATTTCCTGCCTCGGCGCACCCGCTTCCCTGGCCCGGACAACGCAGTCCGCCCGGCCCGCCCTGCGCGTCGGCGTGGTCCAGCACCGGTGGCACGCGGACAGCGCCGTCCTCGAGGCTGAACTGGACGAGGGCATTGGCCGGGCAGCCCGGCTGGGAGCCTCCGTGGTCTTCCTGCCAGAGTTGACACTTTCGCGCTACCCCGCGGATACCCGCCCGCACAATGACCCCTCCGAGGGACCCACCAGGACCCGACCCTCGGATATTGCCGAAGACCTGCTGACCGGCCCCACCTTCCGCTTCGCTGCCGAAGCTGCCCGCCGCCACGGGGTATCCGTCCACGCGTCCCTGTACCAGCGTGCGGAGAACCCGGACGGCCAGGACGACGGCCTGGGACTGAACACCGCCATCCTGGTCTCCCCGGCCGGCGAGCTCCTGGCAAGGACGCATAAGCTCCATATCCCCGTCACCGCCGGATACTACGAGGACAAGTTCTTCCGCCAGGGACCGGCCGCCGCCGACGCCTATGAAGTCCACGCTCCCGCCGAACTTGGCGGCGCGAGGCTGGGAATGCCCACCTGCTGGGACGAATGGTTCCCGGAGGTTGCCCGGCTGTACTCCCTGGGCGGGGCGGAAATCGTGGTGTACCCCACCGCGATCGGCTCCGAACCTGACCACCCGGATTTCGATACCCAGCCGCTGTGGCAGCAGGTCATTGTGGGCAACGGCATCGCCAACGGCCTGTTTATGGTCGCCCCGAACCGCTGGGGCAGCGAGGGCACGCTGAACTTCTACGGTTCGTCCTTTATCTCCGATCCCTACGGCCGCATCCTGGCGCAGGCGCCGCGGGACGAGTCCGCCGTCCTCGTGGCAGACCTGGACCTGGACCAGCGGAAGGACTGGCTGACCCTGTTCCCGTTCCTTGCAACGCGCCGGCCGGACACCTATGGCCGCCTCACCGAGCCGGTCCGCCAGAATGAACTCCTGGGCGGCGAGCGCGGTTTCGCAGAGGTCTGCTCGTGA
- a CDS encoding agmatine/peptidylarginine deiminase yields the protein MPAETARQERLWMAFPAGGYTLGESTEAAHAARTTWAAVANAAVEFEPVIMVVDPDDVETAAAYLHPDVEVITAPLNDAWMRDIGPTFVLDGDGQLGAVDWVFNGWGGQDWAQWDKDALIAGEVAGRSGASHLVSALVNEGGGIQVDGQGTVLVTETVQLDPGRNPGLSRADVEQELARTVGATHVVWLPRGLTRDSERFGTRGHVDIVAAIPSPGTLLVHSQENPEHPDFEVSREIIDFLRGTTDAAGRQWNIIEVPAPETLRDDEGFVDYSYINHVVVNGGVIACSFNDPQDDKALQILAEAYPGRRIVAIDARELFARGGGIHCITQQQPAASQKVVS from the coding sequence ATGCCTGCCGAGACTGCCCGCCAGGAGCGGCTGTGGATGGCCTTCCCTGCCGGCGGCTATACGCTGGGCGAGTCCACTGAGGCCGCCCATGCTGCCAGGACCACCTGGGCAGCTGTGGCGAACGCCGCCGTCGAGTTCGAGCCCGTCATCATGGTGGTGGACCCCGACGACGTCGAAACGGCCGCCGCTTACCTACACCCCGACGTCGAGGTGATTACCGCCCCGCTCAATGACGCCTGGATGCGGGACATCGGCCCCACCTTCGTCTTGGACGGTGACGGGCAGCTCGGTGCGGTGGACTGGGTATTCAACGGCTGGGGCGGCCAGGACTGGGCCCAGTGGGACAAGGACGCCCTGATCGCCGGCGAGGTGGCCGGCCGGTCCGGCGCCAGCCATCTCGTGTCAGCACTGGTCAATGAGGGCGGCGGGATCCAGGTGGACGGCCAGGGAACCGTGCTCGTCACAGAAACCGTGCAGCTGGATCCCGGCCGCAATCCCGGCCTCAGCAGGGCCGACGTCGAGCAGGAACTGGCCCGCACCGTCGGTGCCACCCATGTGGTGTGGCTGCCGCGCGGCCTGACCCGCGACTCCGAGCGGTTCGGCACCCGCGGCCACGTGGACATCGTGGCCGCCATCCCCTCCCCCGGCACGCTCCTGGTCCACTCACAGGAAAACCCGGAACACCCGGACTTCGAGGTCTCCCGGGAAATCATCGACTTCCTTCGCGGCACCACCGATGCCGCCGGGCGGCAGTGGAACATCATCGAAGTCCCCGCCCCGGAAACCCTTCGCGACGACGAAGGCTTCGTGGACTACAGCTACATCAACCACGTGGTGGTCAATGGCGGCGTCATCGCCTGCAGCTTCAACGACCCCCAGGACGACAAGGCCCTGCAGATTCTGGCAGAGGCCTACCCCGGACGGCGTATTGTCGCCATCGACGCACGCGAGCTTTTTGCCCGCGGCGGGGGGATCCACTGCATCACCCAACAGCAGCCCGCTGCCTCCCAGAAAGTGGTGTCATGA
- a CDS encoding APC family permease: protein MTETIRTGASAGGAGKPANPSGVSPKGLKGGQLGLLAVVVLGISTIAPAYTLTSALGPTVNEAGLQLPVIFLIGFIPMILVSLAYRELNADSPDSGTTFTWVTKAFGPWVGWMGGWGLLAANIIVLSNLAGVAVDFFYLFLSQLTGAPELADLAANKPLNVLTCFVFVALAVWVSYRGLHTTKLVQYGLVGFQLLVLGLFVGMAFANWSTSETAIPFSWEWFDVTKIETFGQVAAGISLSIFVYWGWDVCLTVNEETANGKKTAGLAGTLTALIVLGIYLLVSIATMMFAGVGDTGNGLNNTEIHENIFTALASPIMGPFAILMSLAVLSSSAASLQSTFMSPSRSLLAMAHYEALPEPFSRVSRKFATPGYATVAAGILSAGFYAVMHVLSENVLNDTILALGLMICFYYGLTAIACAWYFRNSVFSSLRNFLLRFLCPVLGGVGLFVVFFQTAVDSLAPEFGSGSEVFGVGLVFVLGVGILALGAVFMLVMSRLRPRFFRGETLKQDTPALVVPE from the coding sequence ATGACAGAAACCATCCGCACCGGCGCCTCCGCCGGCGGAGCCGGAAAGCCGGCAAACCCCTCCGGAGTCTCCCCTAAGGGCCTGAAGGGCGGGCAGCTGGGACTCCTCGCCGTCGTTGTCCTTGGTATCTCCACCATCGCCCCGGCGTACACGCTCACCAGCGCGCTGGGACCCACCGTCAACGAAGCCGGACTGCAGCTGCCCGTCATCTTCCTCATCGGGTTCATCCCCATGATCCTGGTGTCCCTGGCGTACCGGGAGCTCAACGCCGACTCCCCGGACAGCGGCACCACCTTCACCTGGGTGACCAAGGCCTTCGGCCCGTGGGTGGGGTGGATGGGCGGATGGGGGCTCCTTGCAGCCAACATCATCGTGCTGTCCAACCTGGCCGGCGTGGCGGTCGACTTCTTCTACCTCTTCCTCTCCCAGCTCACCGGTGCCCCGGAACTGGCTGACCTCGCGGCCAACAAACCGCTGAACGTGCTCACCTGCTTTGTGTTCGTAGCCCTTGCCGTGTGGGTCAGCTACCGCGGCCTGCACACCACCAAACTGGTGCAGTACGGCCTGGTGGGCTTCCAGCTGCTGGTACTGGGGCTGTTCGTGGGCATGGCCTTCGCCAACTGGTCCACCTCCGAAACGGCCATCCCGTTCAGCTGGGAGTGGTTCGACGTCACCAAGATCGAGACATTTGGCCAGGTGGCTGCGGGAATCTCGTTGTCCATCTTTGTGTACTGGGGCTGGGACGTCTGCCTGACCGTCAACGAGGAAACCGCTAACGGTAAAAAGACAGCGGGCCTCGCAGGTACTCTGACCGCCCTCATCGTCCTTGGGATCTACCTGCTGGTCAGCATCGCCACCATGATGTTCGCCGGCGTCGGGGATACCGGCAACGGCCTGAACAACACGGAAATCCACGAGAACATCTTCACCGCCCTGGCCTCCCCCATCATGGGCCCGTTCGCAATCTTGATGTCCCTGGCCGTGCTGTCCAGCTCCGCCGCCTCGCTGCAGTCCACGTTTATGTCGCCGTCGCGCAGCCTGCTGGCCATGGCCCACTATGAAGCATTGCCGGAGCCGTTCAGCCGGGTGAGCAGGAAGTTTGCGACGCCGGGCTACGCCACCGTTGCCGCCGGCATCCTGTCCGCGGGGTTCTACGCAGTGATGCACGTGCTCAGCGAAAACGTCCTGAACGACACCATCCTGGCGCTCGGCCTGATGATCTGCTTCTACTATGGGCTGACGGCGATCGCCTGTGCCTGGTACTTCCGCAACAGTGTCTTCAGCAGCCTCCGCAACTTCCTGCTGCGGTTCCTCTGCCCCGTGCTGGGTGGCGTGGGCCTGTTCGTGGTGTTCTTCCAGACGGCCGTGGACAGCCTGGCACCGGAGTTCGGCAGCGGCTCGGAAGTGTTCGGCGTGGGCCTGGTGTTCGTCCTCGGAGTAGGCATCCTGGCCCTCGGCGCGGTGTTTATGCTGGTGATGTCCCGGCTGCGGCCCCGGTTCTTCCGCGGGGAGACCCTGAAGCAGGACACCCCGGCCCTGGTGGTCCCCGAGTAA
- a CDS encoding DUF4193 domain-containing protein, with protein sequence MATDYDAPRKQEEESPADSLEALQASRGGNAQTAVIDVDENDTAEGIDLPGADLSNEELTVIVVPEQSDEFTCSSCFLVRHRSQVAREKNGMKYCRECEG encoded by the coding sequence ATGGCTACCGATTACGATGCTCCACGCAAGCAAGAGGAAGAGTCTCCCGCCGATTCCCTGGAGGCCCTGCAGGCATCCCGCGGCGGCAACGCCCAGACCGCGGTGATCGACGTTGACGAAAACGACACGGCCGAGGGCATCGACCTGCCCGGTGCCGATCTTTCCAACGAGGAACTGACCGTCATTGTTGTTCCCGAGCAGTCAGACGAATTCACCTGCTCATCGTGCTTCCTGGTCCGTCACCGTTCCCAGGTGGCCCGCGAAAAGAACGGCATGAAGTACTGCCGCGAGTGCGAAGGCTAG
- a CDS encoding FAD-binding oxidoreductase has product MAIVHEHLPEPDVQQSLHELRGQLRGSLIEPQDPLYDEARAVWNGMVDLRPRAIARAGAVSDIDIVLASARRSGLALAVRGGGHNIAGHGTVDGGLVLDLGALREVRVDAQSKRVVVGPGATLGDVDRATAAQGLAVPLGVISGTGVAGLTLGGGVGWLTRTGGLSLDNLDSVDVVTPAGEHVHASAEENPELFWGVRGGGGNFGVVSSFTFRALALRAAPLGGNLFYRPEHWRNALLAFDAWTRALPDEMNPIVSFLVLPADFGMGSEPWMAIGFAWVAEDHQAGLALVGQLRAAAPPDGEEVGLTSWPEWQSAMDAVFPKGSRGYWKNVSFSRLDEEVVDAVLGFASELAWEGTGIDIHHLEGAFGRVPEDATAFPNRSARYWLNVYGFWRDAAEDERLTAFAHKAYSVMRPFAEQGEYVNFLGAEVGVQAPDAARSAYGQDKYQRLVALKDRYDPQNLLRLNHNILPSGG; this is encoded by the coding sequence ATGGCCATAGTTCATGAACACCTTCCGGAGCCGGACGTCCAGCAGTCGCTGCACGAGTTGCGCGGGCAGCTGCGGGGATCGTTGATCGAGCCGCAGGATCCCCTGTACGACGAAGCACGCGCGGTGTGGAACGGCATGGTCGATCTGCGTCCGCGGGCCATCGCCAGGGCAGGAGCCGTATCCGATATTGACATAGTCCTGGCCAGTGCGCGGCGCAGCGGCCTCGCACTGGCCGTCCGCGGCGGCGGGCACAACATCGCCGGCCACGGCACTGTCGACGGCGGCCTGGTCCTGGATCTGGGAGCCCTCCGGGAGGTACGGGTGGACGCGCAAAGCAAGCGGGTCGTCGTCGGGCCCGGAGCGACCCTTGGGGACGTGGACCGGGCCACGGCCGCACAAGGCCTGGCGGTACCCCTGGGAGTCATCAGTGGAACGGGAGTGGCAGGACTTACCCTGGGCGGCGGCGTCGGCTGGCTGACCCGGACCGGAGGGCTCAGCCTGGACAACCTGGACTCCGTAGACGTGGTCACCCCTGCCGGCGAGCACGTGCACGCCAGCGCGGAAGAGAACCCGGAGTTGTTCTGGGGAGTGCGCGGCGGTGGCGGGAACTTCGGCGTGGTGTCCTCCTTTACCTTCCGCGCCCTCGCCCTGCGGGCAGCACCGTTGGGCGGCAACCTCTTTTACCGGCCGGAGCACTGGCGAAATGCCCTCCTCGCCTTCGATGCCTGGACCAGGGCACTGCCGGACGAGATGAATCCCATCGTCTCGTTCCTGGTGCTCCCGGCCGACTTCGGCATGGGCAGTGAGCCCTGGATGGCTATTGGATTCGCTTGGGTCGCCGAGGATCATCAGGCCGGCCTGGCGCTGGTGGGCCAGCTTCGCGCCGCTGCCCCGCCCGACGGCGAGGAGGTGGGACTGACGTCGTGGCCTGAATGGCAAAGCGCCATGGACGCCGTCTTCCCCAAGGGTTCGCGCGGCTATTGGAAGAACGTTTCGTTCTCGCGGCTGGACGAGGAGGTGGTGGACGCCGTGCTGGGTTTCGCTTCCGAGCTGGCCTGGGAAGGAACGGGCATCGATATCCATCATCTGGAGGGTGCGTTCGGACGGGTACCCGAAGACGCCACGGCGTTTCCCAACCGGTCCGCGCGGTACTGGCTGAACGTTTACGGGTTCTGGCGTGACGCGGCGGAGGACGAACGGCTGACAGCATTCGCCCACAAGGCCTACTCCGTGATGCGGCCCTTCGCGGAGCAGGGCGAATACGTCAACTTCCTGGGAGCGGAAGTGGGAGTGCAGGCGCCGGACGCCGCCCGCAGCGCCTACGGACAGGACAAGTACCAGCGCCTCGTGGCCCTCAAGGACCGTTACGATCCGCAGAATCTCCTGCGCCTGAACCACAACATTTTGCCATCGGGCGGCTAG
- a CDS encoding thioredoxin domain-containing protein: MSPANEVRKSKAERTAEAREKARLIREAQLKKDKRNKLLIGWGIVAAVVAILVVVALVVTTSMKQNAPIADQGPTPANGNVHGGVTLLANTEVAKLDPATVDAAAVGAPPQAAPAEVVAPGAEAEAGKPVKVVLYIDFICPVCKNFEAQYNEQLTSLRNEGKITVEYRALGFLDSRSTTNYSSRAANAAACVVNESPEKYAEFVDALFANQPAEGGAGLSDDKLKSMASDLGVDISSCVDEKTYRPFVKFTTKEASAIGVTGTPTVFVDGKQWGKGDSAQTPFPDFLQAAIDAKA, from the coding sequence ATGAGCCCCGCAAACGAAGTACGTAAGTCCAAGGCTGAGCGCACCGCGGAGGCCCGCGAGAAAGCGCGCCTGATCCGCGAAGCGCAGCTGAAAAAGGACAAGCGCAACAAGCTGCTGATCGGGTGGGGGATTGTGGCCGCCGTGGTGGCCATCCTGGTGGTGGTGGCACTGGTGGTGACCACCTCAATGAAGCAGAATGCGCCCATAGCCGACCAGGGACCCACGCCGGCCAACGGGAATGTGCACGGCGGCGTCACGCTGCTGGCGAACACTGAAGTGGCCAAACTGGACCCGGCCACTGTTGACGCAGCTGCGGTTGGCGCGCCGCCGCAGGCTGCTCCGGCCGAAGTGGTGGCTCCCGGGGCCGAGGCCGAGGCGGGCAAGCCGGTGAAGGTTGTGCTCTACATCGACTTCATCTGCCCGGTCTGCAAGAACTTTGAGGCCCAGTACAACGAGCAGCTCACGTCCCTGCGCAACGAGGGCAAGATTACGGTGGAATACCGCGCGCTCGGGTTCCTGGACAGCCGCTCCACCACGAACTACTCGTCCCGGGCTGCCAACGCCGCCGCCTGTGTTGTGAACGAATCGCCGGAGAAGTACGCGGAGTTTGTGGATGCGCTCTTCGCGAACCAGCCTGCTGAAGGCGGCGCCGGGCTCTCGGATGACAAGCTCAAGAGCATGGCCTCCGACCTCGGTGTTGACATCAGCAGCTGCGTGGACGAGAAGACCTACCGGCCGTTCGTGAAGTTCACCACGAAGGAAGCTTCAGCCATCGGCGTCACCGGCACCCCCACAGTTTTCGTGGACGGCAAGCAGTGGGGCAAGGGTGATAGCGCCCAGACCCCATTCCCCGATTTCCTCCAGGCAGCGATCGACGCGAAGGCTTAA